A stretch of DNA from Neosynechococcus sphagnicola sy1:
ACATGTATCGAGATCTGATCACTGAGTTATCTGATCAGTTTCACCTGATTGCACCGGATTACCCTGGGTTTGGCAACAGCGATACACCGCCGATCGATCAATTTGAATATAGTTTTGATCATCTCGCTGACATTACTGAGCATTTTCTCCAGGCTCTGGGTTTAACTCAATTTAGTCTCTATGTGCAAGATTACGGCGCACCCGTAGGGTTTCGGATTGCCACCCGCCATCCCGAATGGATTCAGGCACTGATTGTGCAGAATGGTAATGCTTATGAGGAAGGGCTGACCCCAGCTTGGCAAGCCTTTCGTAATCTGTGGAGCGATCGCACCGAAGCCACCGAAGCACCCGTGCGCGATTTTCTGAAGCGGGATACGACGATTTTCTTTTACACAGCAGGGGTGCGCGATCGCCAGAGTATCAACCCTGACAACTGGAATCTCGACCAGTCC
This window harbors:
- a CDS encoding alpha/beta fold hydrolase, producing MTTYNTISIDGLNIFYREAGSRENPTIVLLHGYPASSHMYRDLITELSDQFHLIAPDYPGFGNSDTPPIDQFEYSFDHLADITEHFLQALGLTQFSLYVQDYGAPVGFRIATRHPEWIQALIVQNGNAYEEGLTPAWQAFRNLWSDRTEATEAPVRDFLKRDTTIFFYTAGVRDRQSINPDNWNLDQSFLDRPENAAAQLELFYNYRANLEQYPQWHKYFRTHQPPTLIVWGKNDPFFGPEGAHAFQRDLKK